In one Sporomusa sphaeroides DSM 2875 genomic region, the following are encoded:
- the garD gene encoding galactarate dehydratase, which translates to MSSIAPEAPLYIKVHTADNVAIIVNTGGLPEGTVFPCGLALTEHVPQGHKVALTDLPQGEAIIRYGEIIGYAVRPIAQGSWIEESLVTLPTPPELEELPLATKVPAPLPPLAGCTFEGFRNADGSAGTKNLLGIITSVQCVTGVVNYAVKKIKTELLPKYPNVDDVVAVNHNYGCGVAINAPEAVVPIRTIRNLALHPNFGGQVMVVGLGCEKLLPEQVIPGHDKSSILVLQEQQGFSKMVDAILAMAEARLLQLNQRRRVTCPVSDLVIGLQCGGSDAFSGVTANPAVGYAADLLVRAGATVMFSEVTEVRDAIHLLTPRAVNEEVGRALLREMKYYDNYLALGQADRSANPAPGNKKGGLANVVEKALGSIAKSGSSAIDGVLSPGEKASQKGLIYAATPASDFVCGTLQLASGIHLQVFTTGRGTPYGLAMAPVIKVATRNALAEQWPDIMDVNAGRIATGEATIEEVGWEIFRLLLEVASGRKQTWADHWGIHNDLCLFNPAPVT; encoded by the coding sequence ATGTCATCGATTGCCCCAGAAGCGCCGCTCTACATCAAGGTGCACACAGCAGACAATGTCGCCATTATTGTCAATACCGGCGGTTTGCCTGAAGGCACGGTATTTCCCTGCGGGCTTGCGCTAACAGAACATGTACCCCAGGGCCATAAAGTGGCTTTAACCGACCTGCCTCAGGGTGAAGCCATTATCCGTTATGGCGAAATTATCGGCTATGCCGTTCGCCCGATTGCCCAGGGCAGTTGGATTGAAGAGTCGTTAGTGACCTTACCCACTCCGCCTGAATTGGAGGAATTGCCGCTGGCCACCAAAGTGCCTGCGCCGCTGCCGCCATTAGCAGGCTGTACCTTCGAAGGCTTCCGCAACGCCGACGGCAGTGCCGGCACCAAAAACCTGCTGGGCATAATCACAAGTGTTCAATGTGTCACCGGAGTTGTCAATTATGCGGTTAAAAAAATCAAAACAGAGCTTTTGCCAAAATACCCTAATGTTGATGATGTTGTGGCGGTAAATCATAATTACGGCTGCGGGGTGGCCATTAATGCCCCGGAAGCCGTTGTCCCCATCCGCACAATCCGCAATCTGGCCCTGCATCCCAACTTTGGCGGCCAGGTAATGGTGGTTGGCCTGGGCTGCGAAAAACTGCTGCCCGAACAGGTGATTCCCGGCCATGACAAGTCCAGTATCCTGGTGCTGCAGGAGCAGCAGGGCTTCAGCAAAATGGTGGACGCCATTCTCGCGATGGCTGAAGCACGCTTACTGCAATTAAACCAGCGCCGGCGGGTTACCTGTCCTGTGTCCGATCTGGTCATTGGCCTGCAATGCGGCGGCAGTGACGCCTTTTCCGGCGTGACCGCCAATCCGGCGGTAGGTTATGCCGCAGACTTGCTGGTACGTGCCGGTGCAACCGTCATGTTCTCGGAAGTCACCGAGGTGCGGGATGCCATTCATTTGCTGACCCCCCGGGCGGTAAATGAGGAAGTAGGGCGCGCCCTGCTGCGCGAAATGAAGTATTATGACAACTATTTAGCCCTCGGCCAAGCCGACCGCAGCGCCAATCCGGCTCCAGGCAACAAAAAAGGCGGATTAGCCAATGTTGTTGAAAAAGCGTTGGGCTCTATTGCCAAATCAGGTTCCAGCGCCATCGACGGTGTTTTGTCGCCTGGTGAAAAAGCCAGCCAAAAAGGTCTGATTTATGCGGCCACACCGGCCAGCGATTTTGTCTGCGGTACCTTACAGCTGGCATCAGGCATCCATCTGCAGGTCTTTACCACCGGCCGCGGCACACCGTATGGCCTGGCAATGGCACCGGTAATCAAGGTAGCCACCCGCAATGCCCTGGCCGAGCAATGGCCTGACATTATGGATGTAAACGCCGGACGTATTGCTACCGGCGAAGCCACGATTGAAGAGGTGGGCTGGGAAATTTTCCGCCTGCTGCTGGAGGTTGCCAGCGGCCGCAAACAAACCTGGGCCGACCATTGGGGTATTCATAATGACCTGTGTCTGTTTAACCCCGCCCCGGTAACCTGA
- a CDS encoding LysR family transcriptional regulator gives MTIQQLRTFCAVVEDKSFHRAADRLYMAQASVSQQIAALEKYYAVLLFIRSGRSFSITAEGLSLYKWAKEILALIDAIPDKFKELHRQSEGKLVLGASTLAGNFILPPILKQFKETYPKVELSVHIGYGNEMVERVRNGTLDLAIVGKNLNWVNEAEVKFLPVAIDHLSLIAAQGHPLTKRKIVYPQELVGPYTFIHSRPGSAMRSMVEDYLKQENVTPNSILEMGNHETIKRAVEQGLGIALISTVCISREIASRQLVNIPLLNLSKVSRQFILVSKQRQEYNNVERSFIDILAGLIPPDIKA, from the coding sequence ATGACGATTCAGCAGCTCCGAACTTTTTGTGCAGTAGTGGAAGATAAGTCGTTTCACCGGGCGGCTGACCGCCTGTATATGGCCCAGGCCTCGGTGAGCCAGCAAATAGCTGCTTTAGAAAAGTACTATGCTGTTTTGCTTTTCATCCGGAGCGGGAGGTCTTTTTCCATTACGGCAGAAGGGCTTTCCCTTTATAAATGGGCGAAAGAAATACTTGCGCTGATTGATGCCATTCCCGATAAGTTTAAGGAATTGCACAGGCAGTCAGAAGGTAAGCTGGTTCTTGGAGCCTCCACCCTTGCCGGCAACTTTATTCTCCCTCCTATCCTGAAGCAGTTTAAAGAAACCTACCCCAAAGTTGAATTATCGGTTCATATCGGGTATGGTAACGAAATGGTGGAGCGGGTACGAAACGGGACTTTAGATTTGGCCATTGTCGGCAAAAACTTAAACTGGGTCAATGAAGCTGAGGTAAAATTTCTCCCGGTAGCAATCGACCATCTCTCTTTAATTGCCGCCCAGGGACATCCCTTAACGAAAAGAAAAATAGTGTATCCCCAGGAACTTGTCGGTCCATATACCTTTATCCACTCCCGCCCCGGTTCTGCCATGAGGTCAATGGTTGAGGATTATTTAAAACAGGAGAATGTCACACCTAATTCGATACTTGAAATGGGGAACCACGAAACAATCAAAAGAGCGGTGGAACAAGGACTGGGCATTGCCCTTATCAGTACGGTTTGTATTTCACGGGAAATTGCGAGCAGGCAATTGGTGAATATCCCCTTACTTAACCTTAGCAAGGTTTCCCGGCAATTTATCCTAGTATCGAAGCAACGGCAGGAATATAACAATGTAGAAAGATCGTTTATTGACATCTTAGCCGGACTGATACCCCCTGACATAAAAGCCTAA
- a CDS encoding 2,3-bisphosphoglycerate-independent phosphoglycerate mutase: protein MKRKAILISIDGLGDRPIHELGELTPLEAAATPTLDRIASKGLTGLVDPYAPGIPCGTDVGHLCMLGYDPNEVYSGRGPIEALGAGLEIFPGDVAFRCNFATVDQEGKVSDRRAGRIRDGVAELARLLDNISLNEDIIANFAPATDHRAVLVLRGKGLSPQVSDSDPGGNNEGMAMQKVQPLDKTDAAIRTAQAVEQYLAIAREVLGKHPLNRQRIMSGQLPANAILTRGAGIVTYCTPLRERFKGLRCAAVSGEATVQAIAKMAGMQNYTHPGITGSYDFNGKLKAAAVLELLADNDLVLVHIKATDLAGHDGRWDQKKNIIEQIDTMVGQIKANIPPDTLIAITADHSTPCTVKEHSGDPVPAVIWGKGVRADKQVTYGETSCSHGGLGRITGNNYFHILIDLMGFSQKFGA, encoded by the coding sequence TTGAAACGTAAGGCCATACTTATCAGCATAGATGGATTAGGTGACAGACCGATACACGAACTAGGGGAACTCACGCCACTCGAAGCTGCTGCAACCCCTACATTGGACAGAATCGCCAGTAAAGGCTTGACCGGTTTGGTTGACCCGTACGCTCCAGGCATACCGTGCGGGACTGATGTGGGACATTTATGCATGCTGGGGTATGACCCCAACGAAGTGTACTCCGGCCGGGGACCCATTGAGGCATTAGGTGCCGGACTCGAAATATTCCCCGGGGATGTCGCCTTTCGCTGCAATTTTGCGACAGTAGACCAGGAAGGTAAAGTAAGCGACAGACGTGCAGGCAGAATCAGGGACGGAGTAGCTGAATTAGCGCGTCTTTTGGATAACATTTCCCTGAACGAAGATATCATTGCTAATTTTGCGCCAGCTACCGATCACAGAGCAGTACTGGTATTAAGGGGAAAGGGCCTGTCGCCCCAGGTGTCGGATTCCGATCCGGGCGGAAATAACGAAGGCATGGCGATGCAAAAGGTACAACCGCTTGATAAAACCGATGCGGCGATAAGGACGGCACAGGCCGTGGAGCAATATCTTGCCATTGCCAGGGAAGTGCTTGGTAAACATCCGCTTAACCGGCAACGGATTATGTCAGGACAGCTTCCGGCAAACGCCATCCTAACCCGTGGTGCGGGTATTGTCACTTACTGTACCCCGCTGAGGGAACGCTTTAAAGGACTCCGGTGCGCAGCCGTATCAGGCGAAGCAACCGTGCAGGCAATAGCCAAAATGGCAGGCATGCAAAACTATACCCATCCGGGCATTACCGGCTCGTATGATTTTAACGGCAAACTCAAAGCGGCTGCGGTACTTGAGCTGCTGGCGGATAACGATCTGGTACTGGTACATATAAAAGCTACGGATTTAGCCGGACACGATGGCCGGTGGGACCAGAAAAAAAACATCATTGAACAAATCGATACAATGGTCGGACAGATCAAGGCAAATATCCCGCCAGATACCCTTATTGCCATAACCGCCGATCATTCCACTCCCTGCACAGTAAAGGAGCATAGCGGCGACCCGGTGCCGGCAGTAATTTGGGGCAAAGGGGTCAGGGCGGATAAACAAGTAACCTATGGTGAAACGTCCTGTTCTCACGGTGGATTAGGCAGAATTACCGGCAACAATTATTTTCACATATTAATTGATCTCATGGGATTCTCACAAAAGTTTGGTGCTTGA
- a CDS encoding SLC13 family permease translates to MSQEKTGKVSGDSPEKKPGQVERLMKKWGIPLAIAVFLFLLLMPTPEGLELAAQRSLAVFTAALILWVTTPIPIYLTSMLAILLLPLIGAVKDQKDAFGMLGNDVIWLMVSAFVLTSAIVKSQLGRRFALWMITKFGKTPKMTLFTLIVINFVLAFFVPSTTARATLMVPICLILLEVYKAIPGESNLGRVMMLQGLQADALATSGVMTATAGNIIAVGFINSQAGGNIGYMQWLLASMPTAIITMIIVFFLGLKIFSIKDEFNFEKAIGTLEEELRKLGSFSLAEKKAMVIFLLTVVLWATGDYHKHWVGYEISTEQTAVLAALLCLLPKLGLLTWKEANIKWDLMIFAAGAYAVGGALDKSKGAEWLITQLVNGLGLQNMSHFWVYVIVVFISMYSHLIFTSKTVRVTILIPAFITLAKTLGMNPVALALASAMTMTYTITLPPHSKVNTLYFGTGYFSVLDQVKYAVVTCFVGAVIISLAIFTWFKIIGIA, encoded by the coding sequence ATGTCTCAAGAAAAAACAGGAAAAGTTTCCGGCGATTCGCCCGAAAAAAAGCCGGGACAGGTTGAGCGATTAATGAAAAAGTGGGGAATTCCCCTCGCCATTGCGGTGTTTCTCTTCTTGCTGCTCATGCCCACACCGGAAGGTCTGGAGCTGGCGGCACAGCGTTCATTAGCTGTTTTTACAGCTGCTCTGATCCTTTGGGTAACAACACCTATTCCGATTTACCTTACCTCGATGTTAGCGATTTTACTGCTGCCATTGATAGGAGCCGTCAAGGACCAGAAGGATGCCTTCGGCATGCTGGGCAATGACGTTATCTGGCTTATGGTGTCGGCATTTGTTCTCACCTCTGCCATTGTTAAGTCCCAGTTGGGAAGAAGGTTTGCATTATGGATGATAACCAAGTTCGGAAAAACACCCAAGATGACATTATTTACGCTGATCGTCATCAACTTTGTACTCGCCTTCTTTGTTCCGTCCACAACGGCCCGGGCCACACTGATGGTTCCTATTTGCCTTATTTTACTGGAGGTTTACAAGGCCATTCCCGGTGAGAGCAATCTGGGCCGGGTTATGATGCTTCAGGGTTTACAGGCAGATGCTTTGGCCACTTCGGGAGTTATGACGGCTACGGCTGGCAACATTATTGCCGTCGGATTCATTAACTCGCAGGCCGGGGGAAACATCGGCTATATGCAGTGGCTGCTAGCCTCTATGCCAACAGCAATTATCACCATGATCATTGTCTTTTTCCTCGGACTCAAAATTTTCTCAATTAAGGATGAATTTAATTTTGAAAAAGCTATCGGCACACTGGAGGAAGAACTAAGAAAGCTCGGCTCCTTCTCCCTTGCAGAGAAAAAAGCCATGGTTATCTTCTTGTTGACAGTGGTGCTATGGGCAACAGGAGATTATCATAAACACTGGGTCGGCTATGAAATCAGTACCGAGCAGACTGCTGTTCTGGCCGCACTGCTCTGTCTCCTGCCCAAGCTGGGACTGCTTACCTGGAAAGAAGCCAACATCAAGTGGGATTTGATGATTTTTGCTGCCGGTGCCTACGCGGTTGGCGGCGCTCTGGACAAATCCAAGGGTGCGGAATGGTTGATAACGCAACTGGTTAACGGGCTCGGACTACAAAATATGAGCCATTTCTGGGTCTATGTCATTGTGGTATTCATCAGCATGTACAGCCATCTTATCTTTACCAGCAAGACGGTAAGGGTGACTATTCTGATACCGGCATTCATCACCCTGGCCAAAACGCTGGGCATGAACCCGGTAGCGCTTGCTCTGGCTTCGGCCATGACTATGACTTATACGATTACGCTGCCACCCCATTCCAAGGTAAACACCTTATATTTCGGAACCGGTTATTTTTCCGTGCTGGATCAGGTGAAATACGCGGTTGTCACTTGTTTTGTGGGCGCTGTTATTATTAGTTTGGCGATATTTACCTGGTTTAAAATTATCGGTATTGCATAA
- a CDS encoding diaminopimelate dehydrogenase has protein sequence MSQKIRIGIVGYGNLGKGAELALRQNTDMELVAVFSRRRLEKTLSGVPALLVDEAEAYRDKIDVMLLCGGSATDLIEQGPRFSSLFNTVDSFDTHAKIPAYYAAMEQSAKASGKAAAISVGWDPGLFSLNRLLAGAVLPQGTDYTFWGKGVSQGHSDAVRRIPGVKTAKQYTVPKQEAISGVRSGTLPPVNAHEVHVRDCYVVAEPGADLAAIETAIKTMPHYFSDYETHVSFVSEQEFEASHAGTPHGGFVFRTGQTSPDVNHVMEFALKLDSNPEFTASVLVAYARAVFRLAQHGGRGAYTVFDIPFGWLSPKSAAELRQELL, from the coding sequence ATGAGTCAGAAGATACGTATTGGAATTGTCGGCTATGGCAATCTGGGAAAAGGTGCAGAACTGGCACTTCGGCAAAATACCGACATGGAACTGGTGGCCGTGTTTTCCCGGCGCCGTCTGGAGAAAACCTTGAGCGGTGTACCGGCGCTGCTGGTGGACGAAGCCGAAGCATACCGGGACAAAATTGATGTTATGCTGCTTTGCGGTGGTTCGGCCACCGACCTTATTGAACAAGGTCCCCGGTTCTCGTCCTTGTTCAATACTGTTGACAGTTTTGATACCCATGCCAAAATTCCCGCCTATTATGCGGCCATGGAGCAAAGTGCCAAAGCTTCGGGTAAAGCTGCCGCCATCTCGGTTGGCTGGGATCCGGGCCTTTTCTCGCTTAACCGTTTGCTGGCAGGGGCGGTTTTGCCGCAGGGAACTGATTATACGTTCTGGGGCAAAGGCGTTAGCCAGGGACACTCGGATGCAGTTCGCCGCATTCCGGGAGTTAAAACTGCAAAACAGTATACGGTTCCCAAACAGGAAGCTATTTCCGGCGTACGTTCCGGCACCTTGCCGCCGGTAAATGCACATGAGGTGCATGTCCGCGATTGCTATGTCGTTGCCGAACCCGGGGCCGATCTCGCGGCTATTGAAACGGCAATCAAAACCATGCCGCATTATTTTTCCGACTATGAAACCCATGTTTCTTTTGTATCAGAGCAGGAGTTTGAGGCCAGTCATGCCGGCACTCCCCATGGGGGCTTTGTCTTTCGTACCGGCCAAACCAGCCCTGATGTCAACCATGTGATGGAATTTGCCCTGAAGCTTGACAGCAATCCCGAGTTTACCGCCAGTGTCCTGGTGGCTTATGCCCGGGCCGTATTCCGGCTGGCCCAGCACGGTGGCCGGGGAGCTTACACGGTATTTGACATTCCTTTTGGCTGGCTCTCACCCAAGTCAGCCGCTGAACTGCGGCAGGAACTGTTATAG
- a CDS encoding exodeoxyribonuclease III encodes MKLISWNVNGLRACLGKGFEDFFHTIQADIFCVQETKMQQSQSELVLPGYEEYWNSAIKKGYSGTAIFTRLKPLSVAYGMNMEEHDQEGRIITLEFEEFYLVNVYTPNSQRELMRLSYRTQWEDDFRAYLLRLDQLKPVIMCGDLNVAHQEIDIKNPKSNRKNAGFTDEEREKMTCLLQAGFTDTFRFLYPDKENAYTWWSYMMNARARNVGWRIDYFVVSSRLKESVKEAVIYPDIMGSDHCPVGLEIF; translated from the coding sequence ATGAAACTAATATCATGGAATGTAAATGGCCTTAGGGCCTGTCTCGGTAAAGGGTTTGAAGATTTTTTTCATACCATTCAGGCCGATATTTTCTGTGTTCAGGAAACCAAGATGCAGCAAAGCCAGTCTGAGCTGGTGCTGCCCGGCTATGAGGAATACTGGAACAGCGCGATAAAAAAAGGCTACTCCGGCACCGCCATTTTTACCCGGTTAAAACCGTTGTCGGTTGCCTATGGCATGAATATGGAGGAGCATGATCAGGAAGGCCGGATTATTACCCTGGAATTTGAAGAGTTCTATCTGGTCAATGTCTATACTCCCAATTCCCAGCGCGAGCTTATGCGCCTCAGTTACCGGACACAGTGGGAAGATGATTTCAGGGCCTACCTCCTGCGCCTTGATCAACTGAAGCCTGTCATTATGTGTGGCGATCTCAATGTCGCCCACCAGGAAATCGACATTAAAAATCCCAAGTCCAACCGCAAAAACGCCGGTTTTACCGACGAAGAAAGAGAAAAAATGACCTGTCTGTTACAGGCCGGCTTCACCGATACCTTCCGCTTTTTATATCCTGACAAAGAAAATGCCTATACCTGGTGGTCTTATATGATGAATGCGAGAGCACGCAATGTCGGCTGGCGTATTGACTATTTTGTCGTCTCCAGCCGGTTAAAGGAGTCGGTAAAAGAGGCTGTCATTTATCCCGACATCATGGGCAGCGACCATTGCCCTGTCGGACTGGAGATATTTTAG
- a CDS encoding polysaccharide deacetylase family protein, with product MLAWRQWICLLAVLVISMAANTAAAQYQNGIPVLLYHHVSEDKRDLPRLTVTPAEFERQLALLKHAGFQTISPGQLLAYMKQEPVVLPEKPVLITLDDGYEDNYTNAFPILKQFDFSAVIFMVGVNIDREERLSSRQIGEMSAAGISFGGHSVTHRDMTVLTGPELVRETKDIRKLLKKAAAKDVDVFSYPYGSYDLAAWEAVAAAGYQAAFTVLPGLNKPGRDNVYLLRRIPIYDNTDFNALFRLLDANQPKTKLLAYSPEYSE from the coding sequence TTGTTAGCCTGGCGACAGTGGATTTGTTTATTGGCGGTACTGGTCATCTCTATGGCTGCAAATACTGCGGCGGCACAGTATCAAAATGGTATACCGGTGCTGCTGTATCATCATGTAAGTGAGGACAAACGCGACCTGCCCCGTCTGACAGTGACACCGGCGGAATTTGAACGCCAGCTGGCATTGTTGAAACATGCCGGCTTTCAGACCATTTCACCTGGGCAGCTATTAGCCTATATGAAGCAAGAGCCGGTGGTGCTGCCGGAGAAGCCGGTGCTTATTACCCTTGACGACGGTTATGAAGATAATTATACCAACGCATTTCCGATATTAAAGCAATTTGATTTTAGTGCGGTAATTTTTATGGTCGGGGTCAATATTGACAGGGAAGAGCGGCTCTCAAGCCGGCAGATTGGGGAAATGTCGGCTGCCGGTATCAGTTTTGGCGGTCATTCGGTGACCCATCGTGATATGACGGTTTTAACAGGACCAGAGCTGGTGCGGGAGACCAAAGACATCAGGAAGCTGCTGAAAAAAGCCGCCGCCAAGGATGTGGACGTATTCTCCTATCCTTATGGCTCCTATGATCTTGCTGCCTGGGAAGCGGTGGCTGCAGCCGGGTATCAGGCGGCTTTTACCGTACTGCCCGGCCTGAACAAACCCGGCAGGGACAATGTGTATTTGCTCAGACGTATACCGATATATGACAATACCGATTTTAATGCGTTATTTAGGCTGCTGGATGCCAATCAACCCAAGACCAAGCTGCTGGCCTACTCGCCGGAATACAGCGAGTAG